The Morganella morganii sequence AAATCCTCAATCCGTGAGTTGGTGCAGGAGCCGATAAACACCTTGTCGATTTTCACATCGGTTAATTTTTTGCCCGGTGTTAAATCCATATACGCCAGCGCTTTTTCTGCCGAGGCTCTTTCCACCGGGTCGGTAAAGCTCTCCGGTGCGGGAATGGCCCGGCTGATATCAATCACCTGACCGGGATTGGTGCCCCAGGTGACCTGCGGGGCGATATCGGCAGCATTGATAATAATTTCCGCGTCATATTTCGCATCCGGATCACTTTTCAGGGTCTGCCAGTAAGCCACAGCTGCATCCCAGTCCGTGCCCTGCGGGGAGAACTGGCGGCCTTTCAGGTAATCAAAGGTGGTCTGATCCGGCGCAATCATTCCGCCTTTGGCACCCATTTCTATCGCCATATTACAAACCGTCATCCGGCCTTCCATGGAGAGCGCTTCAATGGCGTCGCCGCAGAATTCCGCGATATAACCGGTGCCGCCCGCGCTGCCGGTGTGACCGATAATCGCCAGTACAATATCCTTGGCGGTGATACCGGGGGCAACTTTGCCGCGCACTTCAATTTTCAGGGTTTTGGCCCGTGCCTGTTTCAGTGTCTGGGTAGCTAACACATGTTCCACCTCGGAGGTGCCGATACCGAAGGCCAGCGAGCCGAATGCGCCGTGGGTGGCGGTGTGGGAGTCACCACAGACAATGGTCATGCCAGGCAGGGTGATGCCCTGTTCCGGCCCCATCACATGCACAATACCCTGAAACGGATGGTTCAGATCATAGAGACGGACACCAAAGGCCTCACAGTTTTTGATCAGCTCCTGCATCTGGTTACGGGCCATTTCACCACAGGCATTGATATCTTTGGTCTGCGTGGAAACGTTGTGATCCATGGTGGCGAAGGTTTTTTCCGGGCGGCGCACCGGGCGGTTTTTTGCCCGTAATCCGTCAAACGCCTGCGGAGAGGTCACCTCATGCACCAGGTGGCGGTCGATATACAGGATCGGTGTTTCGTTTGCTTCTTCACGAACCACATGGGCATCATATAATTTCTGATATAAAGTTTTTCCTGTGCTCATCTTAAGCCCCTTCTGTAATCAAACGCGCGATAATGTCGCCCATTTCGTCTGTGGTCACACTCTTGCCGTTTCCGGCCACATCCCGGGTGCGGTATCCGGCATTCAGTGCCTGATTGACCGCATTTTCGATGCTGTCCGCCGCTGCATCCTGCCCGCAGCTGAAGCGCAGCATCATGGCAGCGGATAAAATCTGGGCCACCGGGTTGGCAATATTCTGCCCGGCGATATCCGGTGCAGAGCCGCCTGCCGGTTCATACAGACCGAATTTTTTCTCATTCAGGCTGGCGGACGGCAGCATGCCCATGGAGCCGGTGATCATGGCGCACTCGTCGGAGATAATGTCGCCGAACAGGTTGGAGCAGAGGATCACATCAAACTGCGACGGATCTTTGACCATCTGCATGGCGGCGTTGTCTATATACATGTGCGACAGCGCGACATCCGGATACTCTTTGGCGATTTCTGTTACCACTTCGCGCCATAATACGGAACTTTGCAGTACGTTGGCCTTATCAATCGATGTTACCTGGCCACGGCGTTTTTGGGCGGAGGCAAAGGCGATACGGGCAATACGCTCGATTTCAAAGCGGTGATACACCTCGGTATCATAAGCACGCTCATATTTACCTTCGCCTTCACGGCCTTTAGGCTGCCCGAAATAGATCCCGCCGGTCAGTTCGCGGACACACAGGATATCGAATCCGCGTGCGGCGATATCACTGCGCAGCGGGCAGAACGCTTCCAGCGCAGGATAGAGCCGTGCCGGGCGCAGGTTACTGAATAATTTGAAATGTGCCCGCAGCGGGAGCAGAGCGCCGCGCTCCGGCTGGGAGTCCGGCGGCAGTTTTTCCCATTTCGGGCCGCCGACAGAGCCGAACAGTACCGCATCGGCCTGTTCGCAGCCTTTCAGTGTGGCCGGCGGCAGCGGGTGGCCATGGTTGTCGATGGCAATGCCGCCGACATCATATTCACTGGTGGTGATGGGCAGGTTAAAGCGGGTGCGCACCGCATCCAGCACTTTAATCGCCTGCGCCATAATTTCAGGGCCGATTCCGTCGCCCGGTAAAACTGCAATATGAAATTGTTCCGACATAATTACACCGCTTCCTTTGTCTCTGTATTGTTGTTATGAGTATCGTTGTGCATGTTGTTATCTGACTGTATACGCCGTTTTTCTTCTTTTACCTGTCCGGCGCGCCAGATGCTGTTGATGGCGTGGATCATGGCCTGGGCGGAGGATTCAACAATATCGGTCGCCAGCCCCATACCGTGGAATTTACGGCCTTCATACTCCACCACGATATTCACCTGACCCAGTGCATCCGTTCCCTGACCTTTGGCAGTCAGCTGATAGGCGGTGAGGGTCAGCGGGTAACCCGCGATACGGCGGATGGCTTCATAAGCCGCATCCACCGGGCCGTTCCCCTGGGCGGATTCCGAGATAATGTCATCCCCGGCCTGCATTCTGACCATCGCGGAGGCTTTGACACCGGTACCTGACTGGGTGTTGAGGAACGCCAGCGAGAAATGTTCCGGCTCCTGGTGCTGCTGCTTCATAAACACCAGCGCTTCCAGGTCGTAATCGAAAACCTGACCTTTCTTGTCCGCCAGTTGCAGGAAGTCGGCGTATAATTCATCCAGGTTATAGTCACCTTCCTGATAACCCATTTCCGCCATCCGGTGTTTCACCGCCGCGCGGCCGGAACGGGAGGTCAGGTTGATTAAGTTATCTTTCAGGCCGATGCTGTCCGGCGTCATGATTTCGTAGGTTTCGCGGTTTTTAATCACGCCGTCCTGGTGAATACCGGAGGAGTGGGAGAAGGCATTGCTGCCGACCACGGCCTTGTTCGGCGGTACCGGGGTGTTGCATAACTGGCTGACCAGCTGGCTGGTGCGGTAAATCTCTTTGTGATTGATCCCGGTGCGCACGCCCAGCATTTTTTCCCGCACTTTAATCGCCATAATCACTTCTTCCAGCGCACAGTTCCCGGCGCGTTCGCCTAACCCGTTGATCGTACCTTCAATCTGGCGGGCACCGGCCTGTACGGCGGTGATGGAGTTGGCAACGGACATGCCCAAATCATCATGGCAGTGGACAGAAATGATGGTTTTGTCGATATTCGGCACGCGGTTGAACAATTCACTGATAATGCCGCCGAACTGGTACGGTGTGGTGTAACCGACGGTGTCCGGAATATTGACCGTGGTGGCTCCTGCGTTAATCGCGGCTTCCACAATACGGCATAAATCATCGATATCGGTGCGCCCGGCATCTTCGCAGGAAAACTCAACGTCATCGGTAAAGCGGCGGGCATGTTTAATCGAGCCGACCGCCATATCGATGATGTCAGCAAAGGTCTTGCGCAGTTTGGTTTTGACGTGAATACCGGAGGTGGCGAGCACCATATGCAACCGGAAGGCTTCCGCGACTTTCAGGGATTCCGCTGCGGCATCAATATCGCCGATCACACAGCGGGATAATGCCGCGATACGGCTGTTTTTGATTTCGCGGGCGATAGTCTGCACTGACTGAAAATCACCGGGAGAGGAGACAGGGAAACCGGCCTCAATAATATCAACCCCCATGCGTTCGAGCTGGAAAGCAATCTGTAACTTCTCTTTGACACTGAGACTGGCCTGTAATGCCTGCTCCCCGTCACGCAGTGTGGTATCAAAAATGATGACGTTATCGCTCATGTTGTGATCCTCTCGGTTATTTCTTGTTCTGTTTTCCGGTTTGCAGGTATAAAAAAACCCGCGACATTGCGCGGGTTTTTCAGGTCTCAGGGAGAAAGTTATGAGGAACTTCCGGCCACGAACCCGCCACGCGCAGTTAAGGCGATAATTAGCAGGCTGTTTAGGCGGAAAGTGAAAGACATAGTAATAACCTTCTCAGTAAATTCAGTGGCACGGAGCACAGGGCTTATCCGTGGCGATGTATTATTGATACTGAATATAAAATGCCCTGTCAACTCACGAGGTTCGCCGGAGATTCCGGTCAAAGGATAAAAAAAGCACAAAAAGCAGATAAACTGACTAATTTATAAAAATTAATCAGCGTTTTCATCTATAAGCCAGCTAAATAATTGGGCTAATATTTTTGCAGATTTTTTTACGGAGAATCAGAATCAGTTGAGTAGGCGGGTAACAGGGGGGCCGGCGGTCAGGCAGCCACCGGTAACCGGTGAGATATTCATTGAACAGTTTATTCTTTCCGTTATGTCAGTAAAAAAAAATCGGATTTTTTATGCTGACAGAAGACAATTTTATTATGAATAAACACAATCTTTGTTTTATTATCTCACTGCATGGAAACTAAATGAATAAAGCGGTATTGATTTATTACTGGCATGAATAATTTACTGGCTTTAAATATTTAAATAGTATGCATTGTGATGATGATGCGCACCCGCGTATTCAGAACCATACAAGGAAGAGACTCAATTATTAATTGGATAATCAATTGAGATAATAGATTTCAATTTTGTATTGATCTGCCGTTTCATCATGGCGGCAGGTGGCTTATTGAAGTCATTATAATCATTTATTGGAGTTTAAGATGACTGAATACACCTCAGTGGCAGATGTAAAAAAAGAATCCGGTGAAACACAGCTGCGTAATGTGGATCTTAATCTGCTGACTGTTTTTGATGCGGTTATGCAGATGCAGAATGTGACCCGGGCTGCTGAACTTTTAGGTATGTCGCAACCGGCTGTCAGCAATGCGGTGTCAAGACTTAAAGTTATGTTTAATGATGAATTATTTGTCCGTTTCGGACGGGGAATTCAGCCGACAGCGCGCGCCAAACAGCTGTTCGGGCCGGTCAGGCAGGCATTGCAGCTGGTGCATAATGAGCTGCCGGGTGCCGGTTTTGAACCGGGCAGCAGCGAGCGGACATTTAATCTGGCCATCTCCAGTCCGCTGGATATCCGCCTGACAGACAAAATAATCGAACAGGTTAAACTTCACAGTGAAAATATCGATGTTAATATTCAGTCTTATATGAATTCACATATCGAGAATAACCTGAAATACCAGGAAACCGATTTTGCTGTCAGTTATAATCGTTTCGATAAACCGGATTACAGTCATCACTTATTATTTAATGATCAGTTATCACTGGTCGCCGCCCGTAACCATCCGCGTATACAATATACAGTAACAGAGAAACAAATATTTACCGAGCAGCATGCTGTCGTGTCACTGGATTTAATTGATTCATTCAGTTCACCGTATTATGAAAATAATGAATTACTCCGGGCTATTGTTTATCAGGGAACCAATTTAGTCAGTGTACTGAATATTGTCTCTAAAACAGAGCTGGTGGCGATTGCACCGAAATGGCTGATTCAGCTCTATTCTCATGTGCTGCCGATTCAGGAAGTGCAGCTGCCGTGGGATAAAGTCAGCCGTCCGGCGTTTCTGATCTGGCACGAGGCGTGTACCCGCGATAAAGGGCATCAGTGGATGAAGGCACTGCTGTCGCAGTTCACACATCATATGTAATCGGTCATTTAATTTATTTCCCGCCCCGTCAGGCAAATGTACCTGCCGGGGCTTTTTTGTGATCCCGTCATTGCAAAGATAACTAAATTTGCTTTTGTTCCCGGAGACAACAGGCTACACTTGCGGAAAAATTTAAGCGTACAACTGTAAGCTGAAAAATTATTACATAACGTGAAACCGTACAGTCTGACGGCTCAGTAAAGGAAACGCGTGTGACAACAACAAATTTGCATCACTATCATTTAGTGACGCGGCTGCAACAGCAAAAACAGCGCCGGGGTGACAAAATCGCACTGCGACAGTGGTGTGAACAAGGTCAGCATATCGATTTTACCTGGCAGCAGGCCGGGGCGTTCAGTGAAAACCTGGCGGAAGCCCTGCTGGCAGAAGGGGTTGAAGTGCAGGAAAATGTCGCCATTTTCTCGCATAACAGCGCTCTGTGGACATTAACCGACCTGGCGATTCTTCAGTGCCGTGCCATTGTGGTGCCGCTCTATGCCACCAGCAGTGATGACCAGGCGGCCTATATTCTTAATGATGCGCAGGTGCGCATTCTGTTTGTGGACGGTCAGAAGCAGGCGGAAATTGCCCTGTCACTGCTCTCTCTCTGCCCGTCGCTGCAAAAAATCATCATAATGAACCCGGAAAACACGGCAATCCCGTCGCATCCTGCGGTCTGCACACTGCGTCAGTTTATGAACGGCCACGATGGCAGTTACGCCGCAGAGCTGCGTCAGCGCATCGCTGATTGTTCCCTTGATGATCTT is a genomic window containing:
- the leuA gene encoding 2-isopropylmalate synthase; its protein translation is MSDNVIIFDTTLRDGEQALQASLSVKEKLQIAFQLERMGVDIIEAGFPVSSPGDFQSVQTIAREIKNSRIAALSRCVIGDIDAAAESLKVAEAFRLHMVLATSGIHVKTKLRKTFADIIDMAVGSIKHARRFTDDVEFSCEDAGRTDIDDLCRIVEAAINAGATTVNIPDTVGYTTPYQFGGIISELFNRVPNIDKTIISVHCHDDLGMSVANSITAVQAGARQIEGTINGLGERAGNCALEEVIMAIKVREKMLGVRTGINHKEIYRTSQLVSQLCNTPVPPNKAVVGSNAFSHSSGIHQDGVIKNRETYEIMTPDSIGLKDNLINLTSRSGRAAVKHRMAEMGYQEGDYNLDELYADFLQLADKKGQVFDYDLEALVFMKQQHQEPEHFSLAFLNTQSGTGVKASAMVRMQAGDDIISESAQGNGPVDAAYEAIRRIAGYPLTLTAYQLTAKGQGTDALGQVNIVVEYEGRKFHGMGLATDIVESSAQAMIHAINSIWRAGQVKEEKRRIQSDNNMHNDTHNNNTETKEAV
- the leuC gene encoding 3-isopropylmalate dehydratase large subunit, producing the protein MSTGKTLYQKLYDAHVVREEANETPILYIDRHLVHEVTSPQAFDGLRAKNRPVRRPEKTFATMDHNVSTQTKDINACGEMARNQMQELIKNCEAFGVRLYDLNHPFQGIVHVMGPEQGITLPGMTIVCGDSHTATHGAFGSLAFGIGTSEVEHVLATQTLKQARAKTLKIEVRGKVAPGITAKDIVLAIIGHTGSAGGTGYIAEFCGDAIEALSMEGRMTVCNMAIEMGAKGGMIAPDQTTFDYLKGRQFSPQGTDWDAAVAYWQTLKSDPDAKYDAEIIINAADIAPQVTWGTNPGQVIDISRAIPAPESFTDPVERASAEKALAYMDLTPGKKLTDVKIDKVFIGSCTNSRIEDLRAAAAVAKGRKVAPGVQAIVVPGSGPVKSQAEAEGLDKIFTDAGFEWRLPGCSMCLAMNNDRLAPGERCASTSNRNFEGRQGRGGRTHLVSPAMAAAAAVTGSFADIRTIEMR
- the leuO gene encoding transcriptional regulator LeuO — protein: MTEYTSVADVKKESGETQLRNVDLNLLTVFDAVMQMQNVTRAAELLGMSQPAVSNAVSRLKVMFNDELFVRFGRGIQPTARAKQLFGPVRQALQLVHNELPGAGFEPGSSERTFNLAISSPLDIRLTDKIIEQVKLHSENIDVNIQSYMNSHIENNLKYQETDFAVSYNRFDKPDYSHHLLFNDQLSLVAARNHPRIQYTVTEKQIFTEQHAVVSLDLIDSFSSPYYENNELLRAIVYQGTNLVSVLNIVSKTELVAIAPKWLIQLYSHVLPIQEVQLPWDKVSRPAFLIWHEACTRDKGHQWMKALLSQFTHHM
- the leuB gene encoding 3-isopropylmalate dehydrogenase — its product is MSEQFHIAVLPGDGIGPEIMAQAIKVLDAVRTRFNLPITTSEYDVGGIAIDNHGHPLPPATLKGCEQADAVLFGSVGGPKWEKLPPDSQPERGALLPLRAHFKLFSNLRPARLYPALEAFCPLRSDIAARGFDILCVRELTGGIYFGQPKGREGEGKYERAYDTEVYHRFEIERIARIAFASAQKRRGQVTSIDKANVLQSSVLWREVVTEIAKEYPDVALSHMYIDNAAMQMVKDPSQFDVILCSNLFGDIISDECAMITGSMGMLPSASLNEKKFGLYEPAGGSAPDIAGQNIANPVAQILSAAMMLRFSCGQDAAADSIENAVNQALNAGYRTRDVAGNGKSVTTDEMGDIIARLITEGA